ATAATTACTGTGGCCAGTGTATTAGCTTCTAATGAATTCCTGAAGCACCTTTTTTGATGAATTCTATTAATCTGTAGATTATTTTCAGGAGGTAAGAGGTTATGAAAAGACCCTTTGCCAACTCAGGGCCACAACACATTTTATTACTGAATCCACTAAGCTTTTTCTCCAAAGGGGCAACACACACTCTTCTAGAGTAATGGTCCCTTCCCATCTTGGCACAACCACTGTGGTGTTAGCCAGAGTGACAGAAGCCTTACAGCTTTTGCCTTTTTCTGCAAGTCGACGATCTGGGACAGCAGGTGCGTGATCTCCTCCTGCTGGCGGGCAGCATCTTCAGTCTTCTTGGCCAGCTCCTCTGAGATGCTGGCAATCTGCACGTTGGCATCCCCTttgacaaagaaatgacaaagagtAAGAGAGAAAACTACACACACAGACCAGAGAGAGTGGTTTCCTGGTGGTTTACACATGAAAACCCATCTTTATGGGGAGGAGTACAGAGGGTACATGATGAAGGGATGCATAGTGACTGTGTTCTTCCATGGTGAAGCAAAGTGGCTTCTCAGGACTCAGTCAGTGATGAGAAGGGATATGATCTTCCCATGGGCTGTCATCCTGGGCTCGGTGGAAGGGCCTAACCCCACTGATCTAGTCTATCTCCTCAGAGCCAATCAGGCAGGCACTGCTTAGTATTTTGATGAAATGCAAAAGATTCTATTTGCCCTTTTATCTTGCCTTGCAAACTTGCAATAGAGAAAATGGTAGGGGGGTACTTATTTGCAAAACTGAGAACTCGGGCCTCAATTTTTACAAATCAAATCACTAAAAAGCagttttcttcacattctcaagCCAGATTTCTGTATCTGAGCCTAACTTTGGCAtttaataattctaatattccAGCAGAAAGCCAAAATTAAATATCCCTCTCAGAAGAAACTGAGATAATATATGGTTAATGGCCTGGAACCCGATTCACAAATGGGGAGGGGGTGCCATACAAGGTCAGGTCTCCTTTCACTGATTTCAGGCTGGCAGGGAGCCTGCACTTCATCAAGGACAATACAAAGCCACTAGGTCATGGCAATGGGAGATAGAAGGAAGTAGAAGCTGGGATGGGGGTTGGGAGTGAGTGGGCAGGGGACATACTCAGCTCCTTCACACAGTCGTTGACCAGCTGCTGCTCCTTCTCTTCGTAGGTGATGGTTTCTGTCTTTAGCTGGCAGGCCTGTAGAAAAGGCTCAGGTCAGGGCCCAGCACTCACCCTGCACTGTGACTTGCCATGCGTGTGAGGGCGAGGCATGGAGCAGGGGCAAACCCGAGTCTGGGAAGTGCTGGTCAGTATCTCTTCACCTGTCATTAGTTAGGTCCTCAAGTACAAAACATTTCCTACTTAGTtaaggggacactctcaaagcagaaaattgaaaaacacacacCACTAGATGGCGCCACACAAAGCCAGCACCCAAGGGCCACACACAGCAAGCTCTGTAAGATTCTGCAGGAGGGTCTGCCTGTTCTTTTGTCTGTCCAGCTCATAGATGTGGACACTGCTGTGGCTCTCACAGTGCCTAAGACCCTGCTCTGCCTATGGCATGCATTCTAAGGATAACCACAGgactggggctgaagctcagaagtagagtggttgcctaacatgaataaggccctgggtccaatctccagtaccattaaaaaaaaaaaaaaaaaaaaaaaagccaggtgtggAGATCCTAAGGATAAGGATAAGCACACATCATATGAAGCTAACGTTCACTCTATcactactctgtgccaggcactgaactATGAGGTTCTGAGCTGGAGTTAAACCTGCTGTGTCCAGAATATGGTCCAATATAGAAAATTTAGAGACCCAAGAGCCATCCCAGGACCCTGGTCAGCTTCCTCCAGCAAGAGATCTGAAGGCCCAATGAAAATGATGCAGTTTGAGAAAACGTGTCTCAGAGCCCTCTGATCCTGGCCGTGGAGAGATAGATACTACATTTCTGAGAACAAAGGCAGGACAGTGAGAATCTATAGATGGGATCAGATTCCCTCACTGACTTTAGGTAAGATTCTGACAGAGGGTGGGATTGCTGGGTACTGAGAACTGGGGCATATCCCAAGGGCTGGAAAGGCAGTGCTAGACTCAGAATGGGAAACACTGTTCCTGTAATTGGCTAAGCCACTGGCTGGCAGAGCACAATGGGGCAACCTTGGCCACTCAGGGTTGTTTTCATTAGGAAGTTTAGAGCTGGAAGAGGTGAAGTCTACAAGAATAGGTCTTGCAGAAAAGCATCTTGTTGGGTTCTTTCCAATGCGCAGCAATTTCAAGGTGACAGACAGTCTGCCCCACTGAAGGGGCTCAAGGGAGTCTGGGGCCAGCTTAGGTGGGCACACAGCCTGAACCTGACATCATTCCTCTGGCTAGAGAACACAAACCCACTGCTAATTAAGACAAACGAAATTTTTATGCATCCATGTTTTTAGAGAAGGGCAGTAGGTGAAGAGGAAAAGTGTGGGCTGAGAGTCACATAAATGTCCAAATCTTGGCTTTGTCACTTACTACAGACTTGTGGGACCCTGAGATATCAAAACACTtagcagcctggagcctggttTTCTCACTATAAATGAGAATCAAAGTAAGCAACTTGCAGCCTTGCTgtagaagattaaaaattataataatgacaTACGCAAAGTGCAAGCATAGTACCTTGCCAATAAAGGGATCTCTCTAAAGCAGAGTTTCCAAGTTGCCTCAGCTCAACCTTTTTAAATTAACTGTTCAAGAAACATGTCTCCAGGCTCTGGAGGCACTGTTTCTTTGGAGCCAATCTGACTACAGTAACATGAAAACCGGCTTCATCCCCACTCTCAGTCGTTTCCTACACATTGAGACCAGAGCTGAAGAACACCGTGGAAAGACCCCATCGTGAAGGAGGAGAGGTTTGCACCTTTTCTCAGTCCACATGCTGCAGGATTCAGCAACTGGGAAGGCAGTGTCCAGTGCAGGGGTGAGGCCTGTCTGCTGAGTATGCCCAGCAAGCCCAGGCTCCGTGGTTCTGCCAGAGATGGTGGCCTCTGAGGACAGCACTGTAACTGTGGCTATTCTCGCCAGATACAACAAACAGGGCCACCACCCTTCCAGTGGGTGACAAGGACAGGGAGGGAGTGCACTTCACCTAGGATCGAAGTACCACGTTCTCCTCTTCTAGGTCCTTCAGCTTCTTTTGAAGAGAATCCAAATGAAAGTAATTCTGGACTGAGGAGGACGACTCATTCCTCTTCAGCCTGGGAGAGAAAGTGCACTCACCATCTGGGGAGGTGATGTCTCCGCCACTACCTAGCCAGCCCCACCTGGAGACCCAGAAGGGCTGCCTCAAAGAAAGTTTGTGAGACTTGCAATTAGACTGCTCCCTAATGCCCAGGAAAATAACACCCCAGTGTACAGTGCACACCCCTCTGTCCACAATTTGCAGTTGCTACATTACCTCAGAATTCAGAGGGATGGAATCTACACAAAGCCAACACAATTCTGGGATGCCTGGAGGTTTATTTGATATCTAGGATGCATTTCTATGTTCTAAGAACTGCTTTAAGTATTTTGCATGTATTAACTCGATGCTAGAACTCTATGACTTAACTGCTATTAGTAGCTCCATTTTACTAATGAGGAAACAGCACAAAAATTAAGTAACGTGGCCAGGAGCATGCAGGTTAAGTCACAGAGCTAAGATTGAATTCAGGCCATCAGGTTCTAGAGTTCCACACGGGGCTCTGCTGATTCTCAGAACAGCCCCTACACCTTCTGTCCCAAGGACCTGCCATGGCACCTCTGGCTTCAGAACCCTGTGTTCCTTTAACAGCAAAGcccactacctttttttttttaatatcttaacaTGCCAGAGCAAATCAACTGACCTGATAAGTAAGCAATAAGACCCagtaagaggaaaatttaaaacctgCCCTTCTATGTCCCACAAAAATAGTACAAATCAATCCATCTGAGGCACTTAGAGATGCTTATTCTGGGGAAGGCTGACCTGTGCTGCTGGTGGAGGTGACCCTGCCTACGTGACTCCAATGACATCAACAGCAGCCTGTGCCCTGGCCTCCAGAAACACAGCCCTCAGGTGACTTACGGGGTTGAGCAGACAGACTCCGGCTCGCTCTCCTCCGCAGCACTGGTGTAGAATTGGAGCAGCTCATCCTTCATGGACAGCTCATGGCGGAGCTGAGAAACCTGCACAGACAAGAGCCAGGCCCACTTTTTGCTTTCTAAGAGGTGATAATATCCTCCTTGTACTCAAATACTTACTACTTTGAGACAAACTTCCCGTTGAAAATGAAGACACTAATCGATTATGTGCTACTCAACAAAACAGGGGTTTCTAAGAGTTGAGTCTGATCCCACTTAAGAAAAACAGAATCCATTGCTTGAAGGCAGAAATCTCcttttctaaattaataattttaattttggtatagAAAAGGGACACGAAGGCTCTAGAATGATGATGGAGGACATGAGATTACTTCTGGGCTTTGGAAGTAGTTAGATGACCAGCTGGACACACTATCAAATGAAAGAAGAGGCCATTCACTTCTGCTGGAACCAAATCCAACTCAGAACAGGATCATGGAGGTGCCAGCTCTGGTGGGCTGCCGTAAGCAGCCAGTCCACCCTACCTGGAAGCCCACACAGCCCCACCTGGTGACTGATACACTTTCATGGGGCTCCTGGACACTCTCGGTCAGTCCTTGCTCTGTGCTCAACAATCCCTAGACAGAAATTTCAGATACAGGAGGAAAAGAGCAACTATCAAGAACTGATCACACAACTACTGCTATGGTGGTTTGGCAAATCATGGAGATTTATTTCaggttttaaagtaaaaaaactTTTGCTATAAAACTCTTTATTTGCCCTTCCAATATTTAGTACTGATGAACATGAAATCAGTACTAAAAAGAGTAGTgcaactctgttttctttcttatttagaaCTTGATGTGAGGTCTACGGTTAAGTCCAATTTCCGACCCAACACAGGGAGTGAACTGTTTCTCCCGAGGAGAAGCCAATTTGTTATATACACAAAGTCTTCAATACCTAGACTGATCATTCAATGATGTGCCAAAGAGGAACATGCTATACTTTGTAAACTCAAAGCTTTTCCAAGGCAGGGGGACAAAACATTTCCAATCCCAGAAAATAGGATATTCTTTATACGTGGTAAGGAATTCCATGAAAGAATGGTAATGTGATATATTGGTTCCTGAGTGGCATGTTCCTCTGCCCAGAAGGGGCGAGGtggctactagggaggctgagggcagaaggatcacaagttcaagcccagcctgggcaacttaatgagactctgtctcaaaacttaagaaataaataaaaaggtctagggatatagatcagtgttagagtacccctgggttcaatccctcgtttcaacaacaacaaaattgcagtctgaaaactatagaagcagcctaaatgtccatcaataaatggacaaggaatgattttttaaaacgtGGTATACTTATTctgtggagttttattcagctatgaaaagtaatgaaaatatttcatttgcagaaaaatgaatggaactagagaacatgataagtgaaataagccaaactcagaaggtcaatggctttatgttttctttcatatgtggaagctagagaggaaaaaagaaaagaaagtagataGAAATCTCACATAAATctaaggaagatcagtagaggaaagggtaAGGGaccaaggggaggaaggagaaaaggggaaagggaaatactggaAAATGATACTGTCCAAATTATAGTGTTATACTGTTTGCATGTAAGAATGTGTTAACAAAAAATACCaccattaagtataaatatagtgtaccaattaaaaaatgaaaaattataagaagGGTCCCAGGCTAACCCCCACACTTTCTTCATGGTCACCTAAGAGAAGGGAGGACGACTTCAGGTCACGATGCTAGGGGCAGGGAAGACAGGGGTCAAATTTATTTCTCCTAGAACAAAACAGTATTCTACTTCACCATCTTTAAAGATAGCCTGGGATTAAATCTTTTCATATAGTATGACAACTCAacttcatcttattaaaattgcCATTAAACCCAGGTTGGGAATCGTTTCAGTGAGAAGAAAATTTGATTACATCTTAGGGACATGGGTAAGGACACACACTCCCAATAAGGAAGTTCctgatagaaaaataagagagaagcttcctttcaaaaaaaaaactgtcaaaattTCACAGTCAAAATTCACTGTGGAAATAGGGTGACAGGAAACAAGGGCCTGACTCTCAGCTTCCTACTCCTGTTCCAGAAGCTCTGGCTGACACCATTGCTTCCTTCCTCCTGGCCACACCACATGGCTTCAGAAAACAGGTGTGGATCCTTCTCATCCTCTTAGGATAAGTCTGATAAGTCAAAATATTTTGTGCCCTTCCTGTAGCCATTGACAGTCACCAGCCAAGAAGGGCATCATGAAAATAACAGGgtttttttccatgaaaacaataggctaatttttttccctatacatATGATATTACATTACAAGGATGAATGCCAGTCACCACCCTCCCCTGCAGCAGGAGGTGGCCTTCTCTGGCCCAGCCACCTTCTGCTCACTTGCTGTTGTGTTGGCCTGTATGTGCTTCTGCTGAGCATGGAGCAGCtctgaggttggagtctgcacTTTGAGAAGGTGAGTACTGTGGCCGTTCCCTGCAGCCCAGCCTGCCTACATGACAGGGTACTGTAGGCCTACTAACTAAGGACTGTGCCTACCCTGAGAGACCCATCCATGATGTGTGAAGAAAGAGCTGCAGGACACCAGCTTCCGGCCTCCAGGAGGCCAC
This is a stretch of genomic DNA from Ictidomys tridecemlineatus isolate mIctTri1 chromosome 2, mIctTri1.hap1, whole genome shotgun sequence. It encodes these proteins:
- the LOC144370470 gene encoding trafficking kinesin-binding protein 1-like, producing MTKTYNDIGAVTRLLEEKERDLELAARIGQSLLKKNKTLTERNELLEEQVENIREEVSQLRHELSMKDELLQFYTSAAEESEPESVCSTPLKRNESSSSVQNYFHLDSLQKKLKDLEEENVVLRS